A genomic region of Enterococcus sp. 12C11_DIV0727 contains the following coding sequences:
- a CDS encoding muramidase family protein: MEKYKLSRKERRKAEQNKLAYGQLKKGTTVLSSAIVVSSIAAPIAAPKIAEAAEDQNASAQVSYSDTPTHTEGVQTQTTTDTNDSMTQETETTAPDSSSEETSGTQESSELNTSETTQSTETTETTDASTDSSTTETEKPEVPETPNLAMRSAFAAQSRSISPSTFIAEIAGHARSVAAANDLYASVMMAQAILESDWGRSTLSAAPNHNLFGIKGSYQGQSVTMKTWEVLNGQWVQVDAAFRKYPSYSESFSDNAYVLRNTSFQAGVYYYSGAWKSNTNSYRDATAWLTGRYATDPSYNSKLNNIITTYNLTQYDTPSSGGGNTGGSTGEGNTGGNGNTGGNTGGETSGQDVTHTVKAGDSLWALSAKYGTSIANIKSWNKLSSDVIYVGQKLIVKKGSGNTGGNNNGNTGGNTGGSGNTGGSGNVGTTNTYYTVKSGDSLWAIANANGISLTNLRQWNNLSGDMIYPGQKLIVKKGAGNASGGSTGGNTGGSGNTGGSGNTGTINTNYTVKSGDSLWAIANANGVSIANLRQWNNLSGDMIYPGQKLIVKKGSGSTGGNTSGSNSGSTGNTGGSNNAGSTTGSYTVKSGDSLWAIANANGVSVANLRQWNNLSGDMIYPGQKLIVKKGTGGSAGSSNTGNQGGGQTTGSHSVKSGDTLWGLAQKYGTSVQRIKQLNGLSGDIIYIGQTLKVK; this comes from the coding sequence ATGGAGAAGTACAAATTGTCAAGAAAAGAGCGGAGGAAAGCCGAACAGAATAAGCTTGCTTATGGTCAGTTAAAAAAAGGGACAACTGTGCTTAGTTCTGCAATCGTTGTTTCATCGATTGCTGCACCGATTGCCGCACCTAAAATAGCTGAAGCCGCAGAAGATCAAAATGCTAGTGCACAAGTAAGTTACTCAGATACACCTACACATACAGAAGGCGTTCAAACACAAACGACGACTGACACAAACGATTCGATGACACAAGAGACAGAAACGACAGCACCTGATTCTTCAAGTGAAGAGACGTCTGGGACACAAGAATCATCTGAATTAAATACATCAGAAACAACCCAAAGTACTGAGACTACTGAAACGACAGATGCATCAACTGACTCTTCAACAACTGAAACCGAAAAACCAGAAGTACCTGAAACACCAAATCTTGCAATGCGTTCAGCATTTGCTGCGCAATCTAGAAGTATTAGTCCGAGTACGTTTATCGCTGAGATTGCTGGACATGCACGCTCTGTAGCAGCAGCAAATGATTTATACGCTTCTGTAATGATGGCCCAAGCTATTCTTGAAAGTGACTGGGGCAGAAGTACTCTATCGGCAGCGCCTAATCATAATTTATTTGGGATCAAAGGAAGTTATCAAGGACAATCTGTTACGATGAAGACATGGGAAGTACTGAATGGACAATGGGTTCAAGTCGATGCTGCGTTTAGAAAATATCCTTCGTATTCAGAATCATTTAGTGATAATGCTTACGTCTTGAGGAATACATCATTCCAAGCAGGAGTGTATTACTATTCTGGCGCTTGGAAAAGTAACACGAATTCATACAGAGATGCAACTGCGTGGTTAACAGGACGTTATGCAACAGATCCTAGCTATAATTCAAAACTAAATAATATTATTACAACGTATAATTTAACACAATATGATACTCCTTCATCAGGCGGCGGCAACACTGGTGGAAGTACAGGAGAAGGTAATACAGGCGGTAATGGCAATACAGGAGGCAACACAGGTGGTGAGACAAGCGGCCAAGATGTGACACATACAGTAAAAGCTGGTGATAGCCTTTGGGCATTGTCTGCTAAATACGGCACGTCGATCGCGAACATCAAGAGCTGGAATAAACTTTCTAGTGATGTCATTTATGTAGGCCAAAAACTGATTGTGAAAAAGGGCTCTGGTAATACAGGAGGTAACAATAACGGTAATACAGGCGGTAACACAGGAGGCTCTGGCAACACAGGTGGTTCTGGTAATGTTGGAACAACAAACACGTACTACACAGTAAAATCAGGCGACTCATTATGGGCGATTGCTAATGCGAATGGTATTAGTCTTACTAATTTACGCCAATGGAACAATTTAAGCGGAGATATGATTTATCCTGGACAAAAACTAATCGTGAAAAAAGGTGCTGGTAACGCTAGTGGTGGTAGCACAGGCGGTAATACTGGCGGTTCTGGCAATACAGGTGGTTCCGGTAATACTGGAACAATAAATACGAATTACACAGTAAAATCAGGCGACTCATTATGGGCGATTGCTAATGCGAATGGTGTTAGTATTGCTAATTTACGCCAATGGAACAATCTAAGCGGAGATATGATTTATCCTGGCCAAAAATTGATTGTGAAAAAGGGTTCCGGCAGCACTGGTGGTAATACGAGTGGCAGCAATAGCGGCTCAACAGGTAACACAGGTGGTTCAAATAATGCTGGATCAACAACTGGTTCGTACACAGTAAAATCAGGTGATTCTCTTTGGGCAATTGCTAATGCGAATGGTGTAAGTGTTGCTAATCTACGTCAATGGAATAATTTAAGCGGAGATATGATTTATCCTGGTCAAAAATTAATCGTGAAAAAAGGAACTGGCGGTTCTGCTGGGTCATCGAATACTGGTAATCAAGGCGGCGGACAAACAACAGGTTCGCATTCTGTAAAAAGTGGCGACACTTTATGGGGACTTGCTCAAAAATATGGAACTAGCGTTCAAAGAATCAAACAACTGAACGGTTTATCCGGCGATATCATTTATATTGGTCAAACGTTAAAAGTAAAATAA
- a CDS encoding DUF1700 domain-containing protein gives MNKEHFLIELKIYLKPLTSQQQMFVLNKYETIFEERSAAGETEEQIAKSLGKPRGIAEEILQEFDISVPEKKLERDGWQEIQPIVNDDYYYEETLEHPYDDTYRSYERPRHNGFVRFCQVAGVLAFNFLFMFWMIFAAIMVLFSGWLVAVLFLFSPILGGISVFAGFNDGTLFQLFFSIFLSGAGVIGLLILTPLTKFFGKVLRRYLQWNICVLRGEI, from the coding sequence ATGAATAAAGAGCACTTTTTGATCGAATTGAAAATCTACTTAAAACCTCTGACTAGCCAACAGCAAATGTTTGTTTTGAATAAATATGAAACAATTTTTGAAGAACGATCCGCTGCTGGGGAAACAGAGGAACAAATTGCCAAAAGCTTAGGAAAACCACGGGGAATCGCTGAAGAAATCTTACAAGAATTTGATATTAGCGTTCCTGAAAAGAAACTGGAAAGAGATGGTTGGCAAGAAATTCAGCCGATTGTAAACGATGATTATTATTATGAAGAAACATTAGAACATCCTTATGATGATACTTACCGTTCTTATGAACGACCACGACATAACGGATTTGTCCGATTCTGTCAGGTTGCTGGCGTCCTTGCATTTAATTTTCTTTTTATGTTTTGGATGATTTTTGCTGCTATTATGGTTTTATTCTCTGGTTGGTTAGTTGCTGTTCTTTTCTTGTTTTCACCAATTTTGGGCGGCATCTCCGTTTTTGCCGGCTTTAATGACGGTACACTATTCCAGTTGTTCTTTAGTATATTTCTTTCTGGCGCTGGGGTTATTGGCTTATTAATTCTGACACCACTTACAAAATTCTTTGGGAAAGTATTAAGACGTTACCTACAATGGAATATTTGCGTTTTAAGAGGAGAGATTTAA
- the leuS gene encoding leucine--tRNA ligase — MSYNHKQIEKKWQKYWAKHNSFTTHDDPSKEKFYALDMFPYPSGQGLHVGHPEGYTATDILSRMKRSQGYSVLHPMGWDAFGLPAEQYALDTGNDPAEFTKKNIETFKRQINSLGFSYDWNREINTTDPEYYKWTQWIFTKLYEHGLAYEAEVAVNWVPELGTVISNEEVIDGKSERGGYDVVRKPMRQWMLKITAYADRLLDDLELVDWPESIKDMQRNWIGRSEGANVDFKIKGSEDTITVFTTRADTLFGASYLVVAPELKIVDDITTPEQKAAVTAYQEEVSKKSDLDRTDLSKTKTGAFTGAYAINPVNGKEIPIWIADYVLGSYGTGAVMAVPAHDERDHEFATKFEIEMIQVIEGGDITKAAYTGDGLHINSDFLDGLGKDAANEKMYQWLEEKGCGKKEVTYRLRDWLFSRQRYWGEPIPMIHWEDGTTTTVPENELPLRLPKTDDIKPSGTGESPLANITEWINVVDPETGKKGKRETNTMPQWAGSSWYHLRYIDPHNKNELANYEKLERWLPVDIYIGGAEHAVLHLLYARFWHKFLYDIGVVPTKEPYQKLYNQGMILGQSFRNSRGVLVPTNMVEKRDGVWINSETGEELEEAPAKMSKSLKNVVNPDDVVEKYGADTLRMYEMFMGPLDASIAWSENGLEGSRKFLDRVWRLIVDENNKMRDRITTINDGRLTKVYNQTVKKVTEDMENLHFNTAISQLMVFVNEANKVDVLPYEYIEGFVQLLAPIAPHIGEELWAILGNKESLTNAPWPTYDEAALIEDEVEVVFQVNGKVRAKLNIARGLSRDELEEKALAAEEIQSFINGKTVRKVIVVPDKLVNIVAN, encoded by the coding sequence GTGAGTTACAATCACAAGCAAATCGAGAAAAAATGGCAAAAATATTGGGCAAAGCACAATAGCTTTACAACCCATGACGATCCTAGCAAGGAAAAATTCTATGCTCTAGATATGTTTCCTTATCCATCTGGACAAGGTCTTCATGTTGGACATCCAGAAGGATATACTGCAACAGATATTTTATCTCGAATGAAGAGAAGTCAAGGATACAGTGTTTTACATCCAATGGGGTGGGATGCCTTTGGTTTACCAGCAGAACAATATGCACTTGATACTGGAAATGATCCAGCAGAATTTACGAAAAAAAATATTGAAACGTTTAAACGTCAGATCAATTCATTAGGATTCAGCTATGATTGGAACCGTGAAATTAATACGACAGATCCAGAATATTACAAATGGACACAGTGGATCTTTACAAAATTATATGAACATGGCTTAGCTTATGAAGCAGAAGTTGCCGTTAACTGGGTACCAGAACTTGGAACAGTAATTTCAAATGAAGAAGTTATTGATGGGAAAAGTGAACGCGGTGGCTATGATGTTGTCAGAAAACCGATGCGCCAATGGATGCTTAAAATCACAGCTTATGCAGATCGTTTACTGGATGACTTAGAGTTAGTGGACTGGCCTGAGAGCATTAAAGATATGCAACGAAATTGGATTGGCCGCTCAGAAGGTGCAAATGTTGATTTCAAAATCAAAGGCAGTGAGGACACTATCACAGTTTTCACTACCCGAGCAGATACTTTATTTGGTGCTAGTTACTTAGTTGTAGCGCCTGAATTGAAGATAGTGGATGATATTACGACCCCAGAGCAAAAGGCCGCAGTTACAGCTTATCAAGAAGAAGTAAGCAAAAAATCTGATTTAGACCGTACAGACTTATCTAAAACAAAAACGGGAGCCTTTACAGGAGCGTATGCAATCAATCCAGTGAATGGAAAAGAAATTCCAATTTGGATCGCAGATTATGTTTTAGGAAGTTATGGAACAGGAGCGGTGATGGCAGTACCTGCTCACGATGAAAGAGATCACGAATTTGCTACTAAATTTGAGATTGAAATGATTCAAGTCATTGAAGGTGGCGATATTACAAAAGCTGCTTATACTGGTGATGGTTTGCATATCAATTCTGATTTCTTAGATGGTTTAGGGAAAGATGCTGCAAATGAAAAAATGTACCAATGGTTAGAAGAAAAAGGATGCGGCAAAAAAGAAGTTACTTATCGTTTACGTGACTGGTTGTTTTCTCGCCAACGTTATTGGGGGGAACCAATCCCTATGATTCATTGGGAAGATGGTACAACGACAACTGTTCCAGAAAATGAATTGCCACTAAGATTACCAAAAACAGATGATATTAAACCAAGTGGAACAGGAGAATCACCACTTGCAAATATCACTGAATGGATCAATGTAGTTGATCCTGAGACAGGTAAAAAAGGCAAACGCGAAACCAACACAATGCCGCAATGGGCAGGAAGCTCGTGGTATCATTTACGTTATATCGATCCTCATAACAAAAATGAACTTGCTAACTATGAAAAACTAGAGCGTTGGTTGCCTGTCGATATTTATATTGGTGGAGCGGAACATGCAGTTCTTCACTTGTTGTATGCACGTTTCTGGCATAAATTCTTATATGATATCGGCGTTGTACCAACGAAAGAGCCGTACCAAAAATTATATAACCAAGGAATGATCTTAGGCCAAAGCTTCCGTAATAGCCGTGGTGTATTAGTACCAACCAATATGGTTGAAAAACGAGACGGAGTTTGGATCAATAGTGAAACTGGTGAAGAGCTTGAAGAAGCACCAGCCAAAATGAGTAAGTCATTGAAAAATGTTGTGAATCCAGATGATGTTGTTGAAAAATACGGAGCGGACACGCTTAGAATGTATGAAATGTTCATGGGACCTCTAGATGCTTCAATTGCTTGGAGTGAAAATGGACTTGAGGGTAGCCGTAAATTCCTAGATCGTGTGTGGCGCCTGATCGTAGATGAAAATAATAAAATGCGTGACCGAATTACAACGATAAATGATGGACGTTTAACTAAGGTTTATAATCAAACAGTTAAAAAAGTAACAGAAGATATGGAAAACCTACATTTCAATACAGCGATTTCTCAATTGATGGTCTTTGTTAATGAAGCAAACAAAGTAGATGTTTTACCATATGAATACATTGAAGGTTTTGTTCAATTACTAGCACCGATCGCACCGCATATCGGTGAAGAACTATGGGCGATCCTAGGAAATAAAGAAAGTTTAACCAATGCTCCTTGGCCGACATATGATGAAGCAGCCTTGATCGAAGATGAGGTTGAAGTTGTGTTCCAGGTCAACGGAAAAGTTCGTGCAAAATTGAATATTGCTCGAGGATTAAGCAGAGACGAATTAGAAGAAAAAGCTTTAGCAGCTGAAGAAATCCAATCATTTATCAATGGAAAAACAGTACGCAAAGTGATTGTTGTTCCAGATAAATTGGTAAATATCGTAGCAAATTAA